A stretch of DNA from Micromonospora sp. NBC_01813:
CCGGTCCTCACCAAGCGCTGGTTGTCGCCGGACGCCTGGCGGATCGACGTCTACGAGCAGCTCGACGGCTACGCGGCGCTGCGCAAGGTGCTCGCCGGCGCACCGGGCGGCGGCCGTGACCGTGGCGGCGACCCGGTGCACCCGGACGACCTGATCAAACTGGTCAAGGACGCCGGGCTGCGTGGCCGCGGCGGTGCCGGCTTCCCCGCCGGCCTGAAGTGGGGCTTCATCCCGCAGGGCGACGGCAAGCCGCACTACCTGGTGGTCAACGCCGACGAAGGCGAGCCCGGCACCTGCAAGGACCTGCCGCTGATGATGTACGACCCGCACTCGCTGGTCGAAGGCGTCATCATCGCCTCGTACGCGATCCGGGCCAGCCGCGCCTTCATCTACATCCGGGGCGAGGCGGTGCACGCCGCCCGGCGGCTGCGCAACGCCGTCGACGAGGCCTACCGGGCCGGCTACCTCGGCACCGACATCCTCGGCTCCGGCTTCAACCTGGACGTGGTGGTGCACAGCGGCGCCGGCGCGTACATCTGCGGCGAGGAGACCGCGCTGCTGGACTCCCTCGAAGGCTTCCGGGGCCAGCCCCGACTCCGCCCGCCGTTCCCGGCCACCCACGGCCTGTACGCCTGCCCCACGGTGGTCAACAACGTCGGCACCATCGCCAGCGTGCCGTACATCGTGCTCGGCGGCGCCGCCTGGTGGAAGACCATGGGTACGGAGAAGTCGTCCGGCCCGATGATCTACTCGCTCTCCGGTCGGATCGCCAACCCCGGCCAGTACGAATGCTCGATGGGGATCACCCTGCGCGAGCTGATCGAGCTGGCCGGCGGCATGCAACCCGGCCACGAGCTGCGGTTCTGGACCCCGGGTGGGTCGTCGACCCCGCTGCTGACCGCCGAGCACCTGGACGTGCCACTCGACTTCGAAGGGGTGGCCGCCGCCGGCTCGATCCTCGGCACCACCGCCACCCAGATCTTCTCCGACCAGGACTGTCCGGTCTACGCGACCTACCGGTGGCTGGAGTTCTACCACCACGAGTCGTGCGGCAAGTGCACTCCCTGCCGCGAGGGCAACTACTGGATGGTGCGGGTCTTCCGGCGGATTCTGGCCGGTCAGGGCACCCACGAGGACCTCGACACCCTGTTGGACACCTGCGACAACATCCTCGGCCGCTCGTTCTGCGGCCTCGGCGACGGCGCGACCAGCTCGGTGACGTCCTCGCTGAAGTACTTCAAGCAGGACTACCTCGACTACATCGAGGGTCGCAAGGCGCCGAAGCTGTCGGAGAAAGCATTGGTAGGTGCTCACTGATGAGCGCGAGGAGTGAACGAGCGCAGCGAGTGAGCCCCGCAGTCGCGAATGAAAGGCGGCACCCGTGGCAGAGGTAGCCAAGACCACCGAGACGGTGACGCTGACCATCGACGGTGTCGAGGTCACCGCGCCGAAGGGGTCGCTGCTGATCCGGGTCGCCGAGAAGCTGGGCGTCGAGATCCCCCGGTTCTGCGACCACCCGCTGCTCGCCCCGGCCGGTGCCTGCCGGCAGTGCCTGGTCGACGTGGAGGGCCAGCGCAAGCCGGTCGCCTCCTGCACCCAGACCGTCGCCGAAGGCATGGTGGTCCGCACCCAGCTCACCTCCGAGGTGGCCAAGAAGGCCCAGCAGGGGATCATGGAGCTGCTGCTGGTCAACCACCCCCTCGACTGCCCGATGTGCGACAAGGGCGGCGAGTGCCCACTGCAGAACCAGGCGATGTCCACCGGCCGGCCGGAGTCGCGCTTCCACGAACACAAGCGGGAATACCCCAAACCGGTCGAGATCTCCAGCCAGGTGCTGCTGGACCGGGAACGCTGCGTGCTCTGCCAGCGCTGCACCCGATTCTCCGAGGAGATCGCCGGGGACACCTTCATCGACCTGATGGACCGCTCCTCCGGCGAGCAGATCAACGTCTACCGGGACGAGGCGTTCGGCGCCGACCCGGCACCCGACGGCGAATCCGGGGCCGGCGACGAGCCGTTCAACTCCTACTTCTCCGGCAACACCGTGCAGATCTGCCCGGTGGGCGCGCTCACCGGCGCCCAGTACCGGTTCCGGGCCCGCCCGTTCGACCTGGTCTCCTCACCGAGCGTCTGCGAGCACTGCTCGGCCGGCTGCGCCCAGCGCACCGACCACCGGCGCGGCAAGGTGATGCGCCGGCTGGCCGGCGACGACCCAGCGGTCAACGAGGAATGGAACTGCGACAAGGGCCGGTGGGGTTTCCGCTACGCCACCGCCACCGACCGGCTCACCACCCCGCTGGTACGCGACGCCGACACCGGTGAACTGCGCGAAGCCTCCTGGAGCGAGGCCTTCGCGGTCGCCGCCGAAGGGCTGCGCAACGCCCGCGACGGCGCGTACGGGGTCGGGGTGCTGGCTGGCGGCCGGCTCACCGTCGAGGACGCCTACGCGTACGCGAAGTTCGCCCGGGTCGCGCTGCGGACCAACGACATCGACTTCCGGTCCCGGCCGATCGCCGCGACGGCCGGCTCCACCGAGGAGGCCGACTTCCTGGCCGCCCGGGTGGCCGGCAGCAACGACGTGACGTACGCCGACGTCGAGCGGGCACCGGTCGTGGTGATCGCCGGGCTGGAACCGGAGGAGGAGTGCCCGATCCTCTTCCTGCGGTTGCGCAAGGCGTACACCAAGAAGGGGCTACGGGTGGTCGCCCTGGCCCCGTACCTGAGCCCGGGGCTGGAGAAGCTCGGCGCGACCCTGGTGACGGCGGTTCCGGGTGACGAGGCCCGGCTGCTCACCGAGGACGCGACGGTCACCGAGGCACTCGCCCGCTCCGGCGCGATCCTGATCGTCGGCGAGCGGCTGGCCACCGTACCCGGTGGGTTGTCGGCCGCCGGCGCGGTCGCCGAGCGGGCCGGCGCGAAGCTGGCCTGGGTGCCCCGCCGGGCCGGGGACCGCGGCGCGGTCGACGCCGGCTGCCTGCCGAACCTGCTGCCCGGTGGTCGTCCGGTCGCCGACGCGGCGGCCCGGGCGGAGCTGACCGGGGCCTGGGACATCGGCGCCGGGATCATCCCGTCCGAGCCGGGCCGCGACGTCGACGCGATCATCGCGGCGACCGCGGCCGGCAAGATCGGTGCTCTGGTCGTCGCCGGGGTCGACCCGGCGGACCTGGCCGATCCGCGACTGGCCGAGGATGCGCTCGACGCGGTGCCGTTCCTGGTCAGCCTGGAGATCCGGGGCAGCGCGGTGACCCGCCGCGCGGACGTGGTGTTCCCGGTCGCGCCCGTGGTGGAGAAATCCGGCAGCTTCGTCGACTGGGAGGGCCGGCTGCGGACCTTCGAGGCGGTGCTGGACACGACCGCGATGGCCGACTCCCGGGTGCTCGACGCGCTCGCCGCCCAGTTGGGCGTCGCTCTCGGCACCGGCGAGGTCAACCTGATCCGCCGGGAGCTGGGTGCGCTGCCGGCGACCAAGGCGCAACGCCCCGGCCTGCCGCTGGTCGACCCGGTGGCCCCGGCCAGCCCGGCGGCCGGCGAAGCGGTCCTGGCCACCTGGCATCACCTGATCGACCTGGGCGCGTTGACCGACGGGGACACCCACCTGGGCGGCACCGCCCGGCTACCGGTGGTCCGGCTGGCGAAGTCGCTGGCCGGCGCGCTCGGCGTCGCCGACGGAGACCCGGTCACCGTCGGCACCGAACGGGGCGCGATCACCCTGCCGGCGGCGGTGACCGACCTGCTGCCCGACGGCGTGGTGTGGCTGCCGACCAACTCGCCCGGCTCGACGGTGCGCCGTAGCCTCGGCGTGGTCTCCGGCGCGGTGGTCAAGGTCAGTGCGGCCGCCAGTCCCAACGGCACCGCCAGCCGCGACGGTGTGACGAGCCCGAACGTAGGGGGTCTGCGGTGAACCCAGTGGCACAGGATCCGAACCTGTCCGACTTCGGGCTGGATCCGTGGTGGCTGATCCTGATCAAGGTCGTCTTCGCCTTCGCCTTCGGCCTGGTCGGCACCCTGCTCGGCGTCTGGTTCGAGCGCCGGGTCGTCGGCCGGATGCAGGTGCGGCCCGGCCCGAACCAGGCCGGTCCGTTCGGTCTGCTGCAGACTCTGGCCGACGGCCTGAAGATGGCCTTCAAGGAGGACATCCTGCCGAAGGCCGCCGACAAGGTGGTCTACTTCTTCGCCCCGACGATCTCGGTGATCTGCGCGGTGACCGCCCTGTCGGTGATCCCGTTCGGGCCGATGGTGAGCATCTTCGGCACCCAGACCCCGCTGCAGGTCACCGACGTGCCGGTGGCGGTGCTGGTGCTGCTGGCCTGCTCGTCGATGGGCGTGTACGGCCTGGTGCTGGGCGGCTGGGCGTCCGGGTCGACGTACCCGCTGCTCGGTGGGCTGCGGTCGACGGCGCAGGTGATCTCGTACGAGATCGCGTTGGGGCTGTCGGTGGTCGGCGTCTTCATGACCGCCGGCACCATGTCCACCAGCGAGATCGTCACCGCGCAGGCCGGTGGAGACCGGTTCTACTCGATCGGCGGGTTCGACCTCTACGCCCCGGGCTGGTACGCGATCCTGCTGCTGCCCAGCTTCATCATCTTCTTCATCGCCGCCGTGGCGGAGACCAACCGGGCACCGTTCGACCTGCCAGAGGCCGAGTCCGAACTGGTCGCCGGCTACATGACCGAGTACAGCTCGCTGAAGTTCGCGCTGTTCATGCTCTCCGAGTACGTCGCCATGGTGACCATGTCGGCGGTGACGGTGACGCTGTTCCTCGGCGGCTGGCGGGCACCGTTCCCGATCAGCATCTGGGACGGGGCGAACTCCGGCTGGTGGCCGATGCTCTGGTTCATGGGCAAGGTGATCCTGCTCGTCTTCGTCTTCGTCTGGCTGCGCGGCACCCTGCCCCGGCTGCGCTACGACCAGTTCATGCGGTTCGGCTGGAAGGTGCTGCTGCCGATCAACCTGGTCTGGATCCTGGCGCTCGGCGGCATCCGGGTGACCAGCGACTGGGAGCGCAACGACCGGCTGATCGCGATCGGCATCCCGGTCGCCATCCTGCTGGCGGTGGTGATCTTCTGGCCGACCCGCCGGGAGCGCCCGACGCAGACCCTGCAGGAGCAGGTCGACGCACGACCGACGGGCAGCTTCCCGTTGCCACCGATGGACCTGCAGGTCCCGCCGAGCCCACGGGCCAAGCGGGCGGTAGCCGAACGGGAGCCGGCCCAGGTCGGTCCCGCCACCGACGACAAGGAGGTGTGACGTGGGCGCGATCACGGGAACGTTCAAGGGGTTCGGAGTCACCTTCTCGCACATGTTCAAGAAGGTGGTCACCACCGACTACCCGTTCAAGCCGCCGGTGTCCGCGCCGCGCTACCACGGCCGGCACATCCTCAACCGGCACCCGGACGGGCTGGAGAAGTGCATCGGCTGCGAGCTGTGCGCCTGGGCCTGCCCGGCGGACGCGATCTACGTCGAGGGCGGCGACAACACCGAGGAGCAGCGCTTCTCCCCGGGTGAGCGGTACGCCAGCACCTACCAGATCAACTACGCCCGCTGCATCTTCTGCGGGCTCTGCATCGAGGCCTGCCCGACCCGCTCGCTGACCATGAGCAACGAGTACGAGCTGGCCCGCGACTCACGGCAGGACCTGATCTTCACCAAGGAGCAGCTGCTGGCGCCGCTGCTGCCCGGGATGGAGCAGCCGCCGCACCCGATGCGACTGGGCGACACCGAGAAGGACTACTACGTCGGGGCGCTGACCAACCCGGGCACCTCGGCCGGTGCCGAACGGGCGCCCTGGTCGGAGCAGGGCACCGAGGACGGCTCGGGTACGACGGGAAAGGTTGAGCCATGACCGAGCTCGCGGCGGAGATCTCCACCGGTGAGGCGGTGATCTTCTGGATCCTGGCGCCGATCGCGCTGCTCGGCGCGATCGGCACGGTGTGGGCCCGCAACGCGGTGCACTCCGCGCTCTGGCTGGTGCTGACCATGCTCTGCCTCGGCGTGTTCTACGTCGTGCAGGGCGGTCCGTTCATCGGCCTGGTGCAGATCATCGTCTACACCGGCGCGATCATGATGCTGTTCCTGTTCGTGCTGATGCTGGTCGGCCGGGACACCACCGACTCGCTGATCGAGACGTTGCACGGGCAGCGGATCGCCTCCATCGCGCTCGGCGTCGGCTTCGCCACCCTGGTCGGCACCGGGCTGTACCGGGGGCTCGGCGGGGTGCAGGCGGTCGGGCTGGAACAGGCCAACGCGGACGGCAACGTGCAGGGCATCGCCGCGCTGCTGTTCACCCGCTACCTGATCGCCTTCGAGGTGACCGCCGCGTTGCTGACCACCGCCGCGATCGGCGCGCTGATCCTGGCGCACATCGAGAAGCGCAAGGGTGAGAAGCGCGGGCAGCCGGAG
This window harbors:
- the nuoF gene encoding NADH-quinone oxidoreductase subunit NuoF, with translation MTEPRRETLEKLTPVLTKRWLSPDAWRIDVYEQLDGYAALRKVLAGAPGGGRDRGGDPVHPDDLIKLVKDAGLRGRGGAGFPAGLKWGFIPQGDGKPHYLVVNADEGEPGTCKDLPLMMYDPHSLVEGVIIASYAIRASRAFIYIRGEAVHAARRLRNAVDEAYRAGYLGTDILGSGFNLDVVVHSGAGAYICGEETALLDSLEGFRGQPRLRPPFPATHGLYACPTVVNNVGTIASVPYIVLGGAAWWKTMGTEKSSGPMIYSLSGRIANPGQYECSMGITLRELIELAGGMQPGHELRFWTPGGSSTPLLTAEHLDVPLDFEGVAAAGSILGTTATQIFSDQDCPVYATYRWLEFYHHESCGKCTPCREGNYWMVRVFRRILAGQGTHEDLDTLLDTCDNILGRSFCGLGDGATSSVTSSLKYFKQDYLDYIEGRKAPKLSEKALVGAH
- a CDS encoding NADH-quinone oxidoreductase subunit G — protein: MAEVAKTTETVTLTIDGVEVTAPKGSLLIRVAEKLGVEIPRFCDHPLLAPAGACRQCLVDVEGQRKPVASCTQTVAEGMVVRTQLTSEVAKKAQQGIMELLLVNHPLDCPMCDKGGECPLQNQAMSTGRPESRFHEHKREYPKPVEISSQVLLDRERCVLCQRCTRFSEEIAGDTFIDLMDRSSGEQINVYRDEAFGADPAPDGESGAGDEPFNSYFSGNTVQICPVGALTGAQYRFRARPFDLVSSPSVCEHCSAGCAQRTDHRRGKVMRRLAGDDPAVNEEWNCDKGRWGFRYATATDRLTTPLVRDADTGELREASWSEAFAVAAEGLRNARDGAYGVGVLAGGRLTVEDAYAYAKFARVALRTNDIDFRSRPIAATAGSTEEADFLAARVAGSNDVTYADVERAPVVVIAGLEPEEECPILFLRLRKAYTKKGLRVVALAPYLSPGLEKLGATLVTAVPGDEARLLTEDATVTEALARSGAILIVGERLATVPGGLSAAGAVAERAGAKLAWVPRRAGDRGAVDAGCLPNLLPGGRPVADAAARAELTGAWDIGAGIIPSEPGRDVDAIIAATAAGKIGALVVAGVDPADLADPRLAEDALDAVPFLVSLEIRGSAVTRRADVVFPVAPVVEKSGSFVDWEGRLRTFEAVLDTTAMADSRVLDALAAQLGVALGTGEVNLIRRELGALPATKAQRPGLPLVDPVAPASPAAGEAVLATWHHLIDLGALTDGDTHLGGTARLPVVRLAKSLAGALGVADGDPVTVGTERGAITLPAAVTDLLPDGVVWLPTNSPGSTVRRSLGVVSGAVVKVSAAASPNGTASRDGVTSPNVGGLR
- the nuoH gene encoding NADH-quinone oxidoreductase subunit NuoH gives rise to the protein MNPVAQDPNLSDFGLDPWWLILIKVVFAFAFGLVGTLLGVWFERRVVGRMQVRPGPNQAGPFGLLQTLADGLKMAFKEDILPKAADKVVYFFAPTISVICAVTALSVIPFGPMVSIFGTQTPLQVTDVPVAVLVLLACSSMGVYGLVLGGWASGSTYPLLGGLRSTAQVISYEIALGLSVVGVFMTAGTMSTSEIVTAQAGGDRFYSIGGFDLYAPGWYAILLLPSFIIFFIAAVAETNRAPFDLPEAESELVAGYMTEYSSLKFALFMLSEYVAMVTMSAVTVTLFLGGWRAPFPISIWDGANSGWWPMLWFMGKVILLVFVFVWLRGTLPRLRYDQFMRFGWKVLLPINLVWILALGGIRVTSDWERNDRLIAIGIPVAILLAVVIFWPTRRERPTQTLQEQVDARPTGSFPLPPMDLQVPPSPRAKRAVAEREPAQVGPATDDKEV
- the nuoI gene encoding NADH-quinone oxidoreductase subunit NuoI → MGAITGTFKGFGVTFSHMFKKVVTTDYPFKPPVSAPRYHGRHILNRHPDGLEKCIGCELCAWACPADAIYVEGGDNTEEQRFSPGERYASTYQINYARCIFCGLCIEACPTRSLTMSNEYELARDSRQDLIFTKEQLLAPLLPGMEQPPHPMRLGDTEKDYYVGALTNPGTSAGAERAPWSEQGTEDGSGTTGKVEP
- a CDS encoding NADH-quinone oxidoreductase subunit J translates to MTELAAEISTGEAVIFWILAPIALLGAIGTVWARNAVHSALWLVLTMLCLGVFYVVQGGPFIGLVQIIVYTGAIMMLFLFVLMLVGRDTTDSLIETLHGQRIASIALGVGFATLVGTGLYRGLGGVQAVGLEQANADGNVQGIAALLFTRYLIAFEVTAALLTTAAIGALILAHIEKRKGEKRGQPEMMKARFAPGNYPGPKPGPGVYATSTSVATPGRLPDGTLTELSIPAILPTRELSPSEAAPKGTEK